ACGCGGTCGAACACCTTGAGCGGCAGTATCCGGATCGTGTTGCGGATATGCGCGAGGCCCTGGCCGTGTGGGTCGAGCACCCTCGGTATCGCCCTGCGGAGGGTGCGCCTTTCGCGATGATCCTCGAGCGCACCCGGCGCGTTCGCGACTACTTTCGGTCCGGCCTGTACGATCAGAACTCTGTTCTCAGTCAGGCGCATGCCAGTGGATACAGGCAAGCTATGGCGGTGGCTGCCGCCCTTGAAGCGTTGGTTGCTCAAGGGGAAACCTCCATCACACCCGTTGCGGTTCAAACACTGGTGGCTCAATGCACAGGGCGCGGCGCACCAAACTTCACGATGGATGCGCAGGTCGGCTGTGTGCCTTCTGTCTTTCACCCTGCCGCAGTGATCGAATCGTTTGATCAGGTGGTGTGGTGGCAGATGGGAGCACCCTCGCTGCCTGACCGCTATCCGTGGAGCCGCAGCGAACTGGACATGCTCTCGCGCACCGGAGTCGAACTGCCGCCTCTTGATACGGTTCTGGCCCATCAAAGCCAGGAGTGGCTTCGTCCCATCCTCAGCGCCCGAAACCAGTTGGTGCTGGTACTGCCTCCTCCCGGTGCGGAATTGCACCCGATTTGGCTCGAAATGCAGGGGCTCATCAGCGATCTCCGGCCGGAACTGCTCGAAGCCCTGATATCTAGTCAGGCAGGAAGAGACCTACAACACGTGGCCCATGCGCCGCTCCCGCAACGGAGGCGATGGTGGCAGCTCCCACGTGAGGTCACCATTGCGCGTCGGGCCAGTGAGTCCTATTCAAGTCTCAACCTATTCCTCAATGCGCCCCACCAATGGGTCTTGAAGTACGCGGCTCGACTCAATCCATCGAATCTTCTTGCCGTGACGGATCGGAATCGGCTCTATGGGAATCTCGCGCATCGAATCGTTGACCGATTCTTTCATGTCGGGAATGCGCATGAGCTGTGTGGGGATGCGCTGGCAGGTTGGTTGTCACAGGAATTCGAGTCTGTTGTGGCGGAGGAGGGTGCGGTCCTCCTGATGCCGGGCCGTCGTATGGATCGAGAGCGACTTCGCGCAGCGTTGGGCCGCGCGCTCGAAGAGATCCAGCGACAATTCTCTGCCGCTGGCATTGTTGAGGTCGAGTCCGAGCGCAGTTTGACCGGCACGTTTGCTGGAGGCAACCTTGAAGGGCACGCCGATCTCGTCGTGCGGAAGCCAGGGGGCGGCCAGGCCATTGTCGATATGAAATGGGCTGGTGCCAATACACACAAGGACCGCCTCGCCAGCAATCGGCATCTGCAGCTGGCGCTCTATGCAGAGCTGTTGCGACAGGAAACAGGAACCTGGCCGGAGGTGGCCTATTTCATCCTTGAGGCGGCACGCCTGCTCGCGCTCGATGCAGCATTCTTTCCGCAGGCACACACGGTGCAATCCAACTCCACAGGGGGCACCCCGTACCTGTGGGAACAACTCGTTGCGACCTGGAGATGGCGCCGTTCCCAAATCGATGCAGGACACATCGAGATTGCCGTTGAACAGATCGCGCTGACCCCGGAATCGGAAGCACCTCCAGGCGCCCTCGTGCCGGAAGCGCTGTCTGAAGAATATGATGAGTTCCGCTGGTTGGTTGGGTGGGAGAACTGACTGATGCCTGGCAGGATCACCTTTGTCAGTGCCGGCGCAGGAAGCGGGAAGACCTACCGGCTGACGCAGATCCTTCATGACAAGCTGAGTTCGGGGCAAGTCTCGCCCAGTGGTGTCATGGCGACGACCTTTACACGGAAGGCGGCCACGGAACTGCGCGAACGAGTCCGGATCGCGCTCCTTGAGAAGGGGGAATTCGCCCTGGCTAATTCCATGGGTCAGGCACGCATCGGCACGGTCAATAGTGTGTGCGGGGGACTGCTGGAGCGATTTGCCTTCGAGGCCGGATTAGCTCCAGTGCAACGTGTGCTTGAGGAGGCCCAAGCTGGCGCACTCGTGCGGGAAGCGCTCGATGCGGTGTCCGACTCCGAGACGGTACAGAAGATCAACTCGCTCGCTCGGAGACTGGGCATAGACAACTGGGATGAGGAACTCACGTCGCTCATTGCCCAGGCCCGCGCAAACGATATCGCACCAGACCGTTGTGCAATCTTTGGTGCCCGCAACGCGATGGATCTGCTCGCGCACTTTCCCGCCCCGAGCGCGGAGGATCTTGATGCGGCGCTTGTTCGAACCATTGAGCGCGTGCTTCCCGACCTCGAACAACGCGCAACCGGCAAAAAGAATACCGCCGAATACATCGCGCTGGCGCGCGACACCATACGTGTTGTGAAAAACGGTCACGCGGTCTGGGCCGATTGGGTCAAACTCTCCAAGAAAGCCCCCGAGGCAGGACTCAAGACACTGGCCCAACCAGTGACGGACATTGCGAGTCAATTTGCCGCCCATCCGCAACTGCGGCAAGAGATTGCGGCGTATCTGGCTGCCATCTTCGCGCTCGGGGCAACGGCGCTGAAGGCCTACGCCCAGAGAAAACGGGAACTGGGGGTCATCGACTTCGTGGATCAGGAGCATCTGTTTCTTGGGTTGCTGGAACACCCCTCCGTGTGTGCCGTGCTTTCTGAGGAGTTGGAACTCCTGCTGGTGGACGAATTTCAGGACACCAGTCCTATTCAACTCGAAATCTTTGTGCGGCTCTCACGCCTTGCGCGGGAAACAGTGTGGGTCGGGGACGTGAAACAGGCGATCTACGGATTTCGGGGCAGTGACGCCGAACTGATGAAAGCCGTCATTGGACATCTGCCCAGTCTCGGAGGCACCAAAGAGATTCTCGGACAATCCCGCCGCTCTCGACCTTCGTTAGTCCGATTGGTGAACGCTGCGTTCAGTGCGGCCTTTTCCCCCGGACTCTCACAGGAAGAAGTAGCGCTCATGCCCGTTCGGGAGGAGCGCGTCCCCGATCCGGCCTTTGCGGTGTGGACACTCAATGGCAAGAACGTAGAGGAAAGAGCGGCCGCCCTCGCCGAAGGCATGAAAGCATTGGTCGCCTCGGGTTATCGCATCGTCGATCCCAAAACAGGCAGTCCCCGAGTCGCGCATTTTGGCGATCTTGCCGTACTCTGCAAGACCAATGATCGCGTACAGACGGTGGCGGAAGCCCTTCGCGCCGCCTCCGTGCCATGGGCCACGCAACAATCCGGACTACTCTCGACCCCTGAGGCCGTACTGGCTCTTGCCTGCCTTAGACGGCTGAATGATCCGAGGGACACCGTGGCCAGTGCTGAGATCCTGTCGCTGGCAGACTGTGAGGAACCGGAGACCTGGCTGGCCGATCGGTTGCGATATCTGGAACACGATGGGGACAAGGCACGGTGGCGGGATGGGGGCAAGGACGGGCATCCGCTGCTGACGAGAATTACAGAGTTGCGTGCGCAGGCACCCTTGCTGTCGCCGTATGCGGCGATGGAGCTGGTCATCACGCAATGTGATCTCGCCGGCAGGGTCCTACGTTGGCGGCGGGACGAACTTGTGGCGAGAGTGCGTCTGGCCAACCTGGAGGCGTTGCGAAATATGGCACGATCCTATGAGGAGACCTGCCTGGCACGACGCGAACCGGCGACCTTGTCCGGCCTGATCCTCTGGTTCGGGGAGCAAGCACAGATGGAACTCGACATCCTCGCCGAGCCACCTGTTGATGCGGTGAAGGTCATGACCCATCATGCGGCCAAAGGTTTGGAGTGGCCGATTGTCATTCTCCTGGATGTGGAGAAAGACATTCGGGATCGGCTGTGGTCG
The Nitrospira sp. DNA segment above includes these coding regions:
- a CDS encoding PD-(D/E)XK nuclease family protein yields the protein MKVVFGLQLDGEHGWRPANRLGMPVLGPLGFLNLLETRLGLLRAECSQAQRTTQYRECLTRGDTPDRFYHASFQIDPIGVSAALLSWRDTWHLHGWTGTAPTGAGNRLTDLAAVEETAHNLLFPSIGERLAQVTESLSKQQAKIEHIELADPIEAFPKRWREVLAKLPVQSRRTYEPQASEHTVLGKLQRVLTVAHEGKNPNGKVAWSDDGSLFVVRAETSLLAARWVAQRLVAHQQEVAIVAEHDRSLLDATIDATDVARQGFQDASPLAPALQVLPLALATMWEPLDVYALLELLSHPIGPVPGYLRGRLAEVLAESPGIGGPHWRDAVEHLERQYPDRVADMREALAVWVEHPRYRPAEGAPFAMILERTRRVRDYFRSGLYDQNSVLSQAHASGYRQAMAVAAALEALVAQGETSITPVAVQTLVAQCTGRGAPNFTMDAQVGCVPSVFHPAAVIESFDQVVWWQMGAPSLPDRYPWSRSELDMLSRTGVELPPLDTVLAHQSQEWLRPILSARNQLVLVLPPPGAELHPIWLEMQGLISDLRPELLEALISSQAGRDLQHVAHAPLPQRRRWWQLPREVTIARRASESYSSLNLFLNAPHQWVLKYAARLNPSNLLAVTDRNRLYGNLAHRIVDRFFHVGNAHELCGDALAGWLSQEFESVVAEEGAVLLMPGRRMDRERLRAALGRALEEIQRQFSAAGIVEVESERSLTGTFAGGNLEGHADLVVRKPGGGQAIVDMKWAGANTHKDRLASNRHLQLALYAELLRQETGTWPEVAYFILEAARLLALDAAFFPQAHTVQSNSTGGTPYLWEQLVATWRWRRSQIDAGHIEIAVEQIALTPESEAPPGALVPEALSEEYDEFRWLVGWEN
- a CDS encoding UvrD-helicase domain-containing protein; protein product: MPGRITFVSAGAGSGKTYRLTQILHDKLSSGQVSPSGVMATTFTRKAATELRERVRIALLEKGEFALANSMGQARIGTVNSVCGGLLERFAFEAGLAPVQRVLEEAQAGALVREALDAVSDSETVQKINSLARRLGIDNWDEELTSLIAQARANDIAPDRCAIFGARNAMDLLAHFPAPSAEDLDAALVRTIERVLPDLEQRATGKKNTAEYIALARDTIRVVKNGHAVWADWVKLSKKAPEAGLKTLAQPVTDIASQFAAHPQLRQEIAAYLAAIFALGATALKAYAQRKRELGVIDFVDQEHLFLGLLEHPSVCAVLSEELELLLVDEFQDTSPIQLEIFVRLSRLARETVWVGDVKQAIYGFRGSDAELMKAVIGHLPSLGGTKEILGQSRRSRPSLVRLVNAAFSAAFSPGLSQEEVALMPVREERVPDPAFAVWTLNGKNVEERAAALAEGMKALVASGYRIVDPKTGSPRVAHFGDLAVLCKTNDRVQTVAEALRAASVPWATQQSGLLSTPEAVLALACLRRLNDPRDTVASAEILSLADCEEPETWLADRLRYLEHDGDKARWRDGGKDGHPLLTRITELRAQAPLLSPYAAMELVITQCDLAGRVLRWRRDELVARVRLANLEALRNMARSYEETCLARREPATLSGLILWFGEQAQMELDILAEPPVDAVKVMTHHAAKGLEWPIVILLDVEKDIRDRLWSVSTRSDTSLDVGAPLKDRWIRYWPWPFGAQKKVEIAEAIAQSPDGIRLRAEAMDEAKRLLYVSMTRARDFLVLGFPEKRGDCEWLGALNVPWLAPESARDSVDLQDGSTIPFQYRSLQAPSVMTATVEPDVALRWFPVPASSTERLPATFAASASVRHPCTIVETLPLGERLKLKAGIDMTALGNAIHACMATAFTDPDCPIDETRAARILNGFGLSGAVDPTELVRQIGAIDQWITARWPDCRRHAEMPIESILSNGQIMQGRIDLLLDGPDGWVVFDHKANPASRDKWNEVATEHSGQLSMYANALVRTTGRSVKEAWIVLPVAAGAVRISIGE